A genomic stretch from Mya arenaria isolate MELC-2E11 chromosome 10, ASM2691426v1 includes:
- the LOC128205655 gene encoding uncharacterized protein LOC128205655 gives MDKREKSALRSAYRQLADELILDEDFFAALKQNKIFTDSMLGIIKGERTPRDKVYKMLELLEKRGPRAFDNFVAILKENYDWLAERLEEEFQKRTQSNKHHNPEPHIPHPMPLLRSIQYEPPSTAYFYPDHSPRPDMFRQTSVQQGASPRFHGLCPPNLQIPMSTPYIEDGQIRFFPYQLQPHHGFQTHQQTCLDNTDHSYKSAVNIEPGKEQETDKAEEERNLKGKYKDACISPIGVIELPRKTTTSNATETRVTDKEGSNADDEEKDQGFEESRSQTNEDGNMRQQLEEDKDSENNDQLDGPENINTRLKDRSPTKLDDTVQEMVKLDDDAAADDFPSSEVFYETVRRANSCLSYFHNNVQKAVEEMRTNEVQSEMQVYNEEDEIEDTMTRTVSSFSQNSEYQEIYDRMRELYFKLAAANAGSDDIEEDSEYFITWDILEDEVDRLIGKLSDSDDNKLMQECITLFPEKERRQPLNICIENLLELNVNMQEKLSTKSKEIDRMVYDMWNHQKDMKNIEKLKNLKDTLSKENKELKTTNQEITIALNEQRLVVVQKDQKIQELEGKIRQIEENKSMLLGPKRGSILSSNKRPTMTMTQASRRVPMEPRIAGIQASASTNQTPSQRSVNTALRRTYNATRR, from the exons ATGGACAAGCGTGAGAAGTCTGCACTGAGGAGTGCCTATCGACAGTTGGCTGATGAACTGATCCTGGATGAGGACTTCTTTGCTGCCCTCAAACAGAACAAGATATTTACAGACAGTATGCTGGGCATTATCAAG GGAGAGAGGACACCCCGTGACAAGGTGTACAAAATGTTGGAACTGCTGGAGAAGCGAGGACCAAGAGCGTTTGACAACTTTGTGGCCATCTTGAAAGAAAACTATGACTGGCTCGCGGAGAGGCTGGAGGAGGAGTTTCAGAAGAGAACACAGTCAAACAAACACCATA ACCCTGAGCCTCACATCCCTCACCCCATGCCTCTGCTCCGGAGTATCCAGTATGAGCCTCCATCTACAGCCTACTTCTATCCTGACCACAGTCCCAGACCAGACATGTTCAGGCAGACATCTGTGCAACAGGGAGCATCCCCAAGATTCCATGGGCTGTGTCCCCCTAATCTGCAG ATTCCAATGTCGACCCCTTACATAGAAGACGGCCAAATACGATTCTTCCCATATCAATTACAACCACACCATGGCTTTCAAACCCATCAACAGACTTGTCTAGATAACACTGACCACTCTTATAAAAGTGCTGTTAATATAGAACCAGGCAAAGAACAGGAGACAGATAAAGCTGAAGAGGAGAGAAATCTAAAAGGAAAATACAAAGATGCCTGCATAAGTCCAATTGGAGTAATAGAATTgccaagaaaaacaacaacatccaaTGCAACAGAAACAAGAGTTACAGACAAGGAAGGAAGTAATGCAGATGATGAAGAGAAAGATCAAGGTTTTGAAGAATCCAGAAGCCAAACTAACGAAGATGGTAACATGAGACAACAGCTTGAAGAAGACAAAGATTCTGAAAACAATGACCAGCTTGATGGACctgaaaatatcaacacaagACTCAAAGACAGAAGTCCAACAAAACTAGATGACACAGTTCAAGAAATGGTGAAATTGGATGATGACGCTGCTGCTGATGATTTCCCATCAAGTGAAGTCTTCTATGAGACAGTTAGAAGAGCTAACTCTTGTCTATCCTATTTCCACAATAATGTGCAAAAAGCAGTAGAAGAAATGAGAACTAATGAAGTTCAATCCGAAATGCAGGTATACAATGAGGAGGATGAGATTGAAGATACCATGACTAGAACAGTGAGTTCATTCAGTCAGAATTCTGAGTACCAAGAAATTTATGACAGAATGAGGGAGCTGTATTTCAAACTAGCCGCTGCAAATGCTGGATCCGATGATATTGAAGAGGATAGTGAGTATTTCATAACCTGGGATATACTTGAAGATGAAGTTGACAGATTGATTGGAAAATTGTCAGATTCTGATGATAATAAGCTAATGCAAGAATGCATCACACTGTTTCCTGAGAAGGAAAGACGACAGCCATTGAACATCTGCATAGAGAATCTTCTGGAACTTAATGTAAACATGCAAGAAAAGCTGAGTACAAAGAGCAAAGAAATAGACAGAATGGTTTATGATATGTGGAACCATCAAAAGGACATGAAGAATATTGAGAAACTAAAGAATTTAAAAGACACTCTATCTAAGGAGAACAAggaattgaaaacaacaaatcaaGAAATAACTATTGCTCTAAATGAACAAAGACTCGTAGTTGTCCAGAAGGACCAGAAAATCCAAGAGCTTGAGGGTAAGATAAGGCAAATTGAGGAGAACAAATCTATGTTATTAGGCCCAA
- the LOC128205672 gene encoding uncharacterized protein LOC128205672: MADGVDMGERTFENLANRLLRLDSAIEKNEHFTEAQARQLIEAKKNKATVTKTRSDMKKVNDWLNDDGETRQIKDIPPKELDILLSRFLLSVKKTKLSAEANGPAATNFEPSTLRGILSSVKRHLSENEYEGDVMGGKEFKLTRDTLNAKCVDLKEKGLGNKKQRADPFTSSEIQQLYEKELLGAASPISLTNTIWLNNTMHLGLRGRQEHLTMLWGTWD, encoded by the exons ATGGCTGACGGAGTAGACATGGGTGAACGTACGTTCGAAAATTTAGCCAACAGGCTACTTCGACTGGATTCTGCCatcgaaaaaaatgaacatttcactgaGGCACAAGCCCGGCAATTAATTGAAGCAAAGAAAAACAAGGCTACGGTAACAAAAACTAGGAGTGACATGAAAAAGGTGAACGATTGGCTGAATGATGACGGCGAGACCCGCCAGATCAAAGACATTCCACCAAAGGAGCTAGATATTCTTCTATCCAGATTCCTGCTAAGTGTCAAGAAGACCAAGCTTTCGGCAGAGGCGAATGGCCCCGCTGCAACCAACTTCGAGCCATCTACCCTGCGTGGCATCTTGTCAAGTGTAAAAAGACACCTGTCCGAGAATG AGTACGAAGGCGATGTCATGGGCGGAAAAGAGTTCAAACTCACACGGGACACGCTAAATGCGAAATGCGTGGACTTGAAAGAAAAGGGACTTGGCAACAAAAAACAGAGAGCCGATCCCTTCACTTCCTCAGAGATTCAACAACTCTACGAAAAGGAACTTCTTGGAGCCG CCTCTCCAATTTCCCTCACAAATACCATTTGGCTTAACAACACCATGCACCTTGGATTGCGAGGAAGACAGGAGCACTTGACCATGTTGTGGGGGACTTGGGATTAA
- the LOC128205666 gene encoding uncharacterized protein LOC128205666, which translates to MTSVNLTARSRSIQANETPLSVSLAEDAEERAVAEVYRKYADYIRQNVELDERHLNKLLDSVITQGEFESLLSQSDTEALNELLQVLPRKGPHGFEVFVYDILFKDFRSVGEFLDRKLHEETQTSKRGDLSPMSPNNATASTTDFTMQSTVLHRQSSTPCMRQTIYTRSNEGQMKARSNEDINSHTDNHQHQINRIFSKLSTHMKNRHSGTGLNQLYCQTPQPATLDEIEAHLITLLKSIEDCYKQFNAKTWNTSLKSSIIELKIERDKLYRRANDHTSTLETKLRNEKGKIEKLEEKVKKLEEFKAIFDEYTTAREIAEELGKARKEMEGVTDELKNIKEENKQLSRTVERSQTELDRYKKAVTKLEKENEKLSLKLNIDITSSESQPTCLAVTNESRPCTSKSYKPPKVKKNRKRKKHL; encoded by the exons atgACGTCCGTAAATCTAACAGCAAGAAGTCGAAGTATACAAGCAAATGAGACGCCACTGTCTGTATCTCTGGCAGAAGATGCTGAAGAGAGAGCAGTGGCTGAAGTCTATAGAAAATATGCAGATTACATAAGGCAAAATGTCGAACTGGATGAAAGACACCTCAACAAACTTCTTGATAGTGTGATAACTCAGGGAGAGTTTGAAAGTCTTTTG aGCCAATCAGACACTGAAGCACTTAATGAGCTCCTCCAAGTGCTGCCAAGGAAGGGACCACATGGTTTTGAGGTGTTTGTCTATGATATTCTGTTTAAAGACTTCCGCTCTGTTGGTGAATTCTTGGACAGAAAGCTTCATGAAGAAACACAAACTAGCAAAAGAG GTGACCTGTCTCCAATGTCCCCCAACAATGCAACAGCATCCACTACCGACTTTACCATGCAGTCAACAGTGCTACATAGACAGAGCAGCACACCATGCATGCGCCAAACTATATATACAAG GTCAAATGAAGGTCAAATGAAGGCAAGGTCAAATGAAGACATTAATAGCCACACAGATAATCATCAACATCAGATCAACAGAATATTCAGCAAACTTAGCACCCACATGAAGAACAGGCACTCTGGAACGGGTCTGAACCAACTCTACTGTCAGACACCGCAGCCAGCCACCCTAGACGAGATTGAAGCCCATCTTATTACACTGCTAAAAAGTATTGAGGATTGTTACAA ACAATTCAATGCCAAGACCTGGAACACCTCGCTAAAATCATCAATAATTGAACTGAAAATTGAGAGAGACAAACTGTACCGCAGAGCTAACGACCACACAAGTACACTGGAAACAAAACTAAGAAACGAGAAGGGCAAGATTGAGAAACTGGAAGAAAAGGTTAAAAAGCTTGAAGAGTTTAAAGCCATCTTTGATGAGTACACAACAGCAAGAGAAATCGCTGAAGAACTTGGGAAAGCAAGAAAAGAAATGGAAGGAGTTACAGATGaacttaaaaacataaaagagGAAAACAAACAGTTGTCAAGAACAGTGGAAAGATCCCAAACAGAACTGGATAGATACAAGAAAGCTGTTACAAAGCTGGAAAAAGAAAATGAGAAATTATCTCTAAAACTTAACATTGACATAACTTCAAGTGAAAGTCAGCCCACTTGTTTGGCAGTTACTAATGAATCCAGGCCATGTACTTCAAAATCATATAAGCCCCCAAAAGTAAAGAAGAATCGCAAGCGTAAAAAGCACTTATAA